The proteins below are encoded in one region of Puntigrus tetrazona isolate hp1 chromosome 5, ASM1883169v1, whole genome shotgun sequence:
- the LOC122345519 gene encoding globoside alpha-1,3-N-acetylgalactosaminyltransferase 1-like isoform X1: protein MMKYLQSANTCLLVLACLSLTGLIFLGYNTNSFGYKEIRICINLTKEHQENSNFQSPQGLQYNQPGVVGPDGKVIAVTPWLAPIVWEGHFDSFLIDSIVKPQNITIATTVFALGKYTQFLKDFLESAELNYFVGFRVRYYLFTDHPEQVPEVKLGEDHHLTVIKVASSNRWQEISLSRMERLEKLIESRLINEANYVFSLDVDTKFYGRWGAESLGRLIGVIHPGYYQTPRDQFPYERRPESQAFISAAEGDYYYGGAVIGGSVKDVYQLAKTCREQLDIDKGNQIEAAWQEESHLNKYFLYNKPSKVLSPEYLWQDFKPHTNEVKIIRFSQVIKNYAAVRPNP, encoded by the exons ATGATGAAATACCTTCAAAGTGCTAATACCTGTCTTCTTGTGTTGGCATGCTTGTCACTAACTGG ACTCATTTTTTTGGGCTACAACACTAACTCATTTGG ATACAAAGAGATAAGAATATGCATCAA tCTAACAAAAGAACATCAGGAAAACTCAAATTTTCAATCACCACAAGG GCTTCAATACAATCAGCCAGGTGTAGTCGG CCCGGATGGGAAAGTTATTGCTGTGACCCCATGGTTAGCCCCAATTGTATGGGAAGGACACTTTGATTCATTCCTGATTGATTCAATCGTTAAACCACAAAACATCACCATTGCAACTACAGTCTTCGCTCTGGGAAA ATACACACAGTTCCTTAAAGATTTCCTGGAGTCCGCAGAGCTGAATTACTTTGTTGGGTTTCGTGTGCGTTATTATCTGTTCACCGATCATCCAGAACAGGTTCCTGAAGTGAAACTGGGTGAAGACCATCATCTTACAGTAATAAAAGTGGCCAGTTCTAACAGATGGCAGGAGATCAGTTTGAGCAGGATGGAAAGGCTGGAGAAACTAATCGAAAGTCGATTGATCAATGAAGCCAATTACGTTTTCAGCCTTGATGTGGACACAAAGTTCTACGGGCGATGGGGGGCGGAGTCTTTGGGTCGTCTCATAGGTGTGATACATCCTGGGTACTATCAAACGCCACGTGATCAGTTTCCATATGAACGCAGGCCAGAGTCTCAAGCGTTCATTTCCGCTGCCGAGGGGGATTATTATTATGGAGGAGCTGTCATCGGTGGCTCAGTGAAAGATGTATATCAGCTTGCTAAAACATGCCGGGAGCAGCTGGACATTGATAAAGGTAACCAAATCGAGGCGGCGTGGCAGGAAGAGTCTCATCTGAACAAGTACTTCCTGTATAACAAACCCAGCAAAGTGCTCTCGCCAGAATACCTGTGGCAGGACTTCAAACCTCACACAAACGAAGTCAAAATCATTCGCTTCTCACAAGTTATTAAAAACTATGCCGCAGTTCGTCCAAACCCATAA
- the LOC122345519 gene encoding globoside alpha-1,3-N-acetylgalactosaminyltransferase 1-like isoform X4, whose translation MMKYLQSANTCLLVLACLSLTGLIFLGYNTNSFGLTKEHQENSNFQSPQGLQYNQPGVVGPDGKVIAVTPWLAPIVWEGHFDSFLIDSIVKPQNITIATTVFALGKYTQFLKDFLESAELNYFVGFRVRYYLFTDHPEQVPEVKLGEDHHLTVIKVASSNRWQEISLSRMERLEKLIESRLINEANYVFSLDVDTKFYGRWGAESLGRLIGVIHPGYYQTPRDQFPYERRPESQAFISAAEGDYYYGGAVIGGSVKDVYQLAKTCREQLDIDKGNQIEAAWQEESHLNKYFLYNKPSKVLSPEYLWQDFKPHTNEVKIIRFSQVIKNYAAVRPNP comes from the exons ATGATGAAATACCTTCAAAGTGCTAATACCTGTCTTCTTGTGTTGGCATGCTTGTCACTAACTGG ACTCATTTTTTTGGGCTACAACACTAACTCATTTGG tCTAACAAAAGAACATCAGGAAAACTCAAATTTTCAATCACCACAAGG GCTTCAATACAATCAGCCAGGTGTAGTCGG CCCGGATGGGAAAGTTATTGCTGTGACCCCATGGTTAGCCCCAATTGTATGGGAAGGACACTTTGATTCATTCCTGATTGATTCAATCGTTAAACCACAAAACATCACCATTGCAACTACAGTCTTCGCTCTGGGAAA ATACACACAGTTCCTTAAAGATTTCCTGGAGTCCGCAGAGCTGAATTACTTTGTTGGGTTTCGTGTGCGTTATTATCTGTTCACCGATCATCCAGAACAGGTTCCTGAAGTGAAACTGGGTGAAGACCATCATCTTACAGTAATAAAAGTGGCCAGTTCTAACAGATGGCAGGAGATCAGTTTGAGCAGGATGGAAAGGCTGGAGAAACTAATCGAAAGTCGATTGATCAATGAAGCCAATTACGTTTTCAGCCTTGATGTGGACACAAAGTTCTACGGGCGATGGGGGGCGGAGTCTTTGGGTCGTCTCATAGGTGTGATACATCCTGGGTACTATCAAACGCCACGTGATCAGTTTCCATATGAACGCAGGCCAGAGTCTCAAGCGTTCATTTCCGCTGCCGAGGGGGATTATTATTATGGAGGAGCTGTCATCGGTGGCTCAGTGAAAGATGTATATCAGCTTGCTAAAACATGCCGGGAGCAGCTGGACATTGATAAAGGTAACCAAATCGAGGCGGCGTGGCAGGAAGAGTCTCATCTGAACAAGTACTTCCTGTATAACAAACCCAGCAAAGTGCTCTCGCCAGAATACCTGTGGCAGGACTTCAAACCTCACACAAACGAAGTCAAAATCATTCGCTTCTCACAAGTTATTAAAAACTATGCCGCAGTTCGTCCAAACCCATAA
- the LOC122345519 gene encoding globoside alpha-1,3-N-acetylgalactosaminyltransferase 1-like isoform X5, which yields MKFQNPNILLLVLAGTSVTGLIFLGYNTNSFGLTKEHQENSNFQSPQGLQYNQPGVVGPDGKVIAVTPWLAPIVWEGHFDSFLIDSIVKPQNITIATTVFALGKYTQFLKDFLESAELNYFVGFRVRYYLFTDHPEQVPEVKLGEDHHLTVIKVASSNRWQEISLSRMERLEKLIESRLINEANYVFSLDVDTKFYGRWGAESLGRLIGVIHPGYYQTPRDQFPYERRPESQAFISAAEGDYYYGGAVIGGSVKDVYQLAKTCREQLDIDKGNQIEAAWQEESHLNKYFLYNKPSKVLSPEYLWQDFKPHTNEVKIIRFSQVIKNYAAVRPNP from the exons ATGAAGTTTCAAAATCCTAATATTTTACTTCTTGTGTTGGCTGGCACCTCGGTTACTGG ACTCATTTTTTTGGGCTACAACACTAACTCATTTGG tCTAACAAAAGAACATCAGGAAAACTCAAATTTTCAATCACCACAAGG GCTTCAATACAATCAGCCAGGTGTAGTCGG CCCGGATGGGAAAGTTATTGCTGTGACCCCATGGTTAGCCCCAATTGTATGGGAAGGACACTTTGATTCATTCCTGATTGATTCAATCGTTAAACCACAAAACATCACCATTGCAACTACAGTCTTCGCTCTGGGAAA ATACACACAGTTCCTTAAAGATTTCCTGGAGTCCGCAGAGCTGAATTACTTTGTTGGGTTTCGTGTGCGTTATTATCTGTTCACCGATCATCCAGAACAGGTTCCTGAAGTGAAACTGGGTGAAGACCATCATCTTACAGTAATAAAAGTGGCCAGTTCTAACAGATGGCAGGAGATCAGTTTGAGCAGGATGGAAAGGCTGGAGAAACTAATCGAAAGTCGATTGATCAATGAAGCCAATTACGTTTTCAGCCTTGATGTGGACACAAAGTTCTACGGGCGATGGGGGGCGGAGTCTTTGGGTCGTCTCATAGGTGTGATACATCCTGGGTACTATCAAACGCCACGTGATCAGTTTCCATATGAACGCAGGCCAGAGTCTCAAGCGTTCATTTCCGCTGCCGAGGGGGATTATTATTATGGAGGAGCTGTCATCGGTGGCTCAGTGAAAGATGTATATCAGCTTGCTAAAACATGCCGGGAGCAGCTGGACATTGATAAAGGTAACCAAATCGAGGCGGCGTGGCAGGAAGAGTCTCATCTGAACAAGTACTTCCTGTATAACAAACCCAGCAAAGTGCTCTCGCCAGAATACCTGTGGCAGGACTTCAAACCTCACACAAACGAAGTCAAAATCATTCGCTTCTCACAAGTTATTAAAAACTATGCCGCAGTTCGTCCAAACCCATAA
- the LOC122345519 gene encoding globoside alpha-1,3-N-acetylgalactosaminyltransferase 1-like isoform X2 — translation MKFQNPNILLLVLAGTSVTGLIFLGYNTNSFGYKEIRICINLTKEHQENSNFQSPQGLQYNQPGVVGPDGKVIAVTPWLAPIVWEGHFDSFLIDSIVKPQNITIATTVFALGKYTQFLKDFLESAELNYFVGFRVRYYLFTDHPEQVPEVKLGEDHHLTVIKVASSNRWQEISLSRMERLEKLIESRLINEANYVFSLDVDTKFYGRWGAESLGRLIGVIHPGYYQTPRDQFPYERRPESQAFISAAEGDYYYGGAVIGGSVKDVYQLAKTCREQLDIDKGNQIEAAWQEESHLNKYFLYNKPSKVLSPEYLWQDFKPHTNEVKIIRFSQVIKNYAAVRPNP, via the exons ATGAAGTTTCAAAATCCTAATATTTTACTTCTTGTGTTGGCTGGCACCTCGGTTACTGG ACTCATTTTTTTGGGCTACAACACTAACTCATTTGG ATACAAAGAGATAAGAATATGCATCAA tCTAACAAAAGAACATCAGGAAAACTCAAATTTTCAATCACCACAAGG GCTTCAATACAATCAGCCAGGTGTAGTCGG CCCGGATGGGAAAGTTATTGCTGTGACCCCATGGTTAGCCCCAATTGTATGGGAAGGACACTTTGATTCATTCCTGATTGATTCAATCGTTAAACCACAAAACATCACCATTGCAACTACAGTCTTCGCTCTGGGAAA ATACACACAGTTCCTTAAAGATTTCCTGGAGTCCGCAGAGCTGAATTACTTTGTTGGGTTTCGTGTGCGTTATTATCTGTTCACCGATCATCCAGAACAGGTTCCTGAAGTGAAACTGGGTGAAGACCATCATCTTACAGTAATAAAAGTGGCCAGTTCTAACAGATGGCAGGAGATCAGTTTGAGCAGGATGGAAAGGCTGGAGAAACTAATCGAAAGTCGATTGATCAATGAAGCCAATTACGTTTTCAGCCTTGATGTGGACACAAAGTTCTACGGGCGATGGGGGGCGGAGTCTTTGGGTCGTCTCATAGGTGTGATACATCCTGGGTACTATCAAACGCCACGTGATCAGTTTCCATATGAACGCAGGCCAGAGTCTCAAGCGTTCATTTCCGCTGCCGAGGGGGATTATTATTATGGAGGAGCTGTCATCGGTGGCTCAGTGAAAGATGTATATCAGCTTGCTAAAACATGCCGGGAGCAGCTGGACATTGATAAAGGTAACCAAATCGAGGCGGCGTGGCAGGAAGAGTCTCATCTGAACAAGTACTTCCTGTATAACAAACCCAGCAAAGTGCTCTCGCCAGAATACCTGTGGCAGGACTTCAAACCTCACACAAACGAAGTCAAAATCATTCGCTTCTCACAAGTTATTAAAAACTATGCCGCAGTTCGTCCAAACCCATAA
- the LOC122345519 gene encoding globoside alpha-1,3-N-acetylgalactosaminyltransferase 1-like isoform X3 — MRVNPVLVLFGILLSGLIFLGYNTNSFGYKEIRICINLTKEHQENSNFQSPQGLQYNQPGVVGPDGKVIAVTPWLAPIVWEGHFDSFLIDSIVKPQNITIATTVFALGKYTQFLKDFLESAELNYFVGFRVRYYLFTDHPEQVPEVKLGEDHHLTVIKVASSNRWQEISLSRMERLEKLIESRLINEANYVFSLDVDTKFYGRWGAESLGRLIGVIHPGYYQTPRDQFPYERRPESQAFISAAEGDYYYGGAVIGGSVKDVYQLAKTCREQLDIDKGNQIEAAWQEESHLNKYFLYNKPSKVLSPEYLWQDFKPHTNEVKIIRFSQVIKNYAAVRPNP, encoded by the exons atgcggGTAAATCCCGTTCTGGTGTTATTTGGCATCTTACTAAGTGG ACTCATTTTTTTGGGCTACAACACTAACTCATTTGG ATACAAAGAGATAAGAATATGCATCAA tCTAACAAAAGAACATCAGGAAAACTCAAATTTTCAATCACCACAAGG GCTTCAATACAATCAGCCAGGTGTAGTCGG CCCGGATGGGAAAGTTATTGCTGTGACCCCATGGTTAGCCCCAATTGTATGGGAAGGACACTTTGATTCATTCCTGATTGATTCAATCGTTAAACCACAAAACATCACCATTGCAACTACAGTCTTCGCTCTGGGAAA ATACACACAGTTCCTTAAAGATTTCCTGGAGTCCGCAGAGCTGAATTACTTTGTTGGGTTTCGTGTGCGTTATTATCTGTTCACCGATCATCCAGAACAGGTTCCTGAAGTGAAACTGGGTGAAGACCATCATCTTACAGTAATAAAAGTGGCCAGTTCTAACAGATGGCAGGAGATCAGTTTGAGCAGGATGGAAAGGCTGGAGAAACTAATCGAAAGTCGATTGATCAATGAAGCCAATTACGTTTTCAGCCTTGATGTGGACACAAAGTTCTACGGGCGATGGGGGGCGGAGTCTTTGGGTCGTCTCATAGGTGTGATACATCCTGGGTACTATCAAACGCCACGTGATCAGTTTCCATATGAACGCAGGCCAGAGTCTCAAGCGTTCATTTCCGCTGCCGAGGGGGATTATTATTATGGAGGAGCTGTCATCGGTGGCTCAGTGAAAGATGTATATCAGCTTGCTAAAACATGCCGGGAGCAGCTGGACATTGATAAAGGTAACCAAATCGAGGCGGCGTGGCAGGAAGAGTCTCATCTGAACAAGTACTTCCTGTATAACAAACCCAGCAAAGTGCTCTCGCCAGAATACCTGTGGCAGGACTTCAAACCTCACACAAACGAAGTCAAAATCATTCGCTTCTCACAAGTTATTAAAAACTATGCCGCAGTTCGTCCAAACCCATAA
- the LOC122346179 gene encoding globoside alpha-1,3-N-acetylgalactosaminyltransferase 1-like: MLLRQSFLVILALFGMVLCGLIYLNAYQNSCKQRQIIEKIFTESKWKLKNFGLRSSLGLLYNQPSALVSRTDVASVTSWLAPIIWEGTFDAKLIDSIYQQENLTIATTVFALGKYTRFLKDFLESAEQHYFVGFRVNYYLFTDIPEEVPEIKMSENHSLTVRKVPSMNRWQDISMGRMEILEKLIENELASEADYIFCLDVDTKFYGRWGVESLGRLVGVIHPWFFDAPRDQFTYERRPESQAYIPAGEGDYYYTGAAFGGSLKNVHHLTKTCRKQMNIDITNSIEAIWHEESHLNKYFLHNKPSKLLSPEYLWRDINAEAAQIKIVRFSHVAKNNAEVRPNK, translated from the exons ATGCTGCTCCGTCAGAGTTTTCTCGTCATTCTTGCTCTCTTTGGGATGGTATTGTGTGG GCTCATTTACCTTAACGCCTACCAGAATAG ttgcaAACAAAGGCAGATAATAGAAAAAATCTTCACTGA GTCAAAGTGGAAGCTTAAGAACTTCGGATTGCGCTCATCGCTGGG GCTTTTGTACAACCAGCCCAGTGCGCTGGTAAG TCGGACAGATGTTGCTTCTGTAACGTCCTGGTTAGCTCCAATCATTTGGGAGGGAACCTTTGACGCCAAGCTGATAGACTCCATCTACCAACAAGAAAATCTTACCATAGCGACCACAGTCTTCGCTTTGGGAAA ATACACACGTTTTCTCAAAGATTTTCTGGAGTCAGCAGAGCAGCATTACTTTGTTGGATTTCGAGTGAATTACTATCTGTTCACGGATATACCAGAAGAAGTTCCTGAAATTAAGATGAGTGAAAATCATAGTTTGACGGTCCGAAAGGTTCCAAGTATGAACCGATGGCAGGATATCAGTATGGGCAGGATGGAAATACTGGAGAAACTAATAGAGAATGAACTGGCCAGTGAGGCAGACTATATCTTCTGCCTTGATGTCGATACAAAGTTCTACGGCCGCTGGGGAGTGGAGTCTTTGGGTCGTCTGGTAGGTGTGATACATCCCTGGTTCTTTGATGCTCCAAGGGATCAGTTCACATATGAGCGAAGACCAGAGTCTCAGGCATACATTCCAGCTGGAGaaggtgattattattatactggCGCTGCCTTTGGCGGCTCACTGAAGAATGTACATCATCTCACCAAAACCTGTCGGAAGCAGATGAACATTGACATCACAAACTCCATTGAGGCGATATGGCACGAAGAGTCCCACTTGAACAAGTATTTCCTTCATAACAAACCCAGTAAACTGCTTTCACCTGAATATCTGTGGCGGGACATCAATGCTGAGGCGGcccaaataaaaatagttcGATTCTCTCATGTAGCTAAAAACAATGCAGAAGTTCGTCCTAACAAGTAA